From Flavipsychrobacter sp., a single genomic window includes:
- the porU gene encoding type IX secretion system sortase PorU, producing the protein MNRRKTKISITLGLLLAFSSAISAQEAYNASFSEKDIHAGYVIKKIPLNVYEKPQVALEDIEYTSVSSMPEDALPTSALNFDIILGKELKQPFALIRIPAYTLSEGKIQRVKSLTVNVNEQKTLKEITTHSAAKTTAIKSPLATGTWYKIAVAETGLYKIDYQFLTQDLGIAASAINPSTIRIFGNGGNMLPESNAVAHPEELLENAIMVNDGGDGSFDANDYIVFYAVGPTKWTANTANRKFEHQKNLYDDKGYYFINVDLGQPGKRVQTQGTAPTANVTVNSFDSYMAHEEDLQNPGRFGKLWWGEEFGISAGKQSTRSFSFDLGTIVDTTFIKLSLGSRSISSSNTFAVSINGAQAGSFNIGAAATHDDDKPVERIIPEIARTGLSGNVTVNLTYTPGINDGIGFLDYIEINARKALAFSGASLLFRDMTVVGAGQVASYQLGGASSNTQVWDVTTPNEPVRMNGALNGGTYVFAQNADQLHEFAAINGTQLPTPSFVSAVANQNLHGSSQVDFVIVAHPDFVSAAERLAQFHRDRSQMRVLVTTTTQVYNEFSSGGQDVSAIRDFVRMFYKRAGTNTADFPKYLLLMGDASYDYRDRIQNNTNFVPTFEASESFFFINTYSNDDFFAFLDDNENIEDYTIANTLDIGVGRIPAKSLQEANVVVDKILHYKTPATLGAWRLSATFIADDEDNAGPHMEDAEILDSIVQKNSNIYNATKVYQDALPVISTPGGSRAPAANKLINDAVFKGTLLMNYSGHGNTQVLSHERILTQDDYNSWKNNDRMPFMVTATCDYGQFDQPSYVSAGERVLLKERGGVIATLTTTHLVYQYANRILNTEFLNAQFEHVNGKWNTFGDAIRKGKNATYANAGTTKDVIINFRKFALLGDPALEPNFPQYFISTDSILDGASGKAVDTIGALGEYTVKGSVTDVNNNVLTNFNGNLSVTIFDKPRTVKTLTAINKTFEVMNNIIYRGKATVKDGHFSFAFIAPKDINYEFGKGKISYYAENGQTDGAGADTNYNVGGFSDNPRIENNPPIVKPYIGDSLFRNGGLTGPNTLLYAILEDETGINVSGNAIGHDLTAVLDGDISNPYILNDYYETEANTYKRGYLSFPVTGIPEGRHRFTVKAWDVNNNSGIGHVDFEVANGNIVRVQRLMNYPNPFSDKTHFVFEHNHPNEAMTVEINIYNTAGVIVKKILQDYTPGTSRSNEITWDATADNGAKLPSGVYVYRMKLSTKQRIEEMAYQKLVIVR; encoded by the coding sequence GTGAACAGACGGAAAACAAAGATATCTATAACATTAGGCCTGTTATTAGCATTTTCTAGTGCTATTTCAGCCCAAGAAGCCTATAATGCTAGCTTTTCAGAAAAAGACATACATGCAGGTTATGTGATCAAGAAAATACCCCTAAACGTGTATGAAAAGCCTCAAGTAGCGTTAGAGGATATAGAATATACTTCTGTGAGTAGTATGCCTGAGGATGCACTACCTACTTCGGCACTAAATTTTGATATAATATTAGGTAAGGAGCTCAAGCAGCCTTTTGCTTTAATACGCATTCCTGCCTATACGCTATCAGAAGGGAAAATACAACGTGTAAAATCACTTACCGTTAATGTAAACGAGCAAAAAACGCTAAAAGAGATAACAACTCATAGTGCAGCCAAAACTACTGCTATAAAATCTCCATTAGCTACAGGTACATGGTATAAAATAGCCGTAGCTGAGACGGGCTTGTATAAGATTGATTACCAGTTTTTAACACAAGATTTGGGTATAGCCGCTAGTGCTATCAATCCTAGTACTATCCGCATATTTGGTAATGGCGGTAATATGCTGCCTGAAAGCAACGCAGTTGCTCATCCTGAAGAGCTACTAGAAAATGCTATAATGGTCAACGATGGTGGTGACGGTAGTTTTGATGCTAATGACTATATCGTTTTTTATGCCGTTGGCCCTACAAAGTGGACGGCAAATACTGCAAATAGAAAATTTGAACACCAGAAAAATCTATATGATGATAAAGGGTATTATTTTATCAATGTAGATCTTGGGCAGCCTGGTAAGCGTGTTCAAACACAAGGAACTGCACCGACCGCCAACGTGACGGTGAATAGTTTTGACAGCTACATGGCACACGAAGAAGATCTACAAAATCCAGGTCGTTTTGGTAAGCTATGGTGGGGAGAAGAGTTTGGTATTAGTGCAGGCAAACAAAGTACACGTTCTTTTAGTTTCGACTTGGGAACCATTGTTGATACTACATTTATAAAATTGTCTTTAGGCTCAAGGTCTATAAGCTCTTCCAATACATTTGCTGTATCCATTAATGGTGCGCAAGCTGGTAGTTTCAATATAGGTGCTGCCGCTACGCATGATGATGATAAACCCGTTGAAAGAATTATTCCTGAAATAGCAAGAACAGGTTTGTCTGGTAATGTTACGGTTAACCTTACCTACACACCGGGCATTAATGATGGTATCGGCTTTTTGGATTATATAGAAATAAATGCACGTAAGGCATTAGCATTTTCGGGTGCTTCTTTACTGTTTAGAGATATGACAGTTGTAGGAGCAGGGCAGGTAGCTTCTTATCAGCTTGGAGGAGCTAGTAGTAATACGCAGGTATGGGATGTAACAACTCCTAATGAACCTGTAAGGATGAATGGAGCACTAAATGGAGGAACTTATGTTTTTGCCCAAAATGCAGATCAACTACATGAGTTTGCCGCAATTAATGGCACACAGCTGCCTACCCCTAGTTTTGTTTCGGCTGTAGCCAACCAAAATTTGCATGGATCATCACAAGTAGACTTTGTTATTGTTGCTCACCCTGATTTTGTATCAGCCGCAGAACGCTTGGCACAGTTTCATAGAGATAGAAGTCAAATGCGTGTGCTAGTAACCACAACGACACAGGTATATAACGAGTTCTCTTCAGGAGGGCAAGACGTATCGGCAATCAGAGATTTCGTGCGTATGTTCTATAAAAGAGCGGGTACTAACACCGCAGATTTTCCTAAGTACCTACTACTGATGGGAGATGCTTCTTATGACTATAGAGACCGAATACAAAATAACACCAACTTTGTACCTACTTTTGAGGCTTCTGAGTCTTTCTTCTTCATCAATACCTATAGTAATGATGATTTCTTCGCCTTCTTGGATGATAATGAAAACATCGAAGATTATACCATAGCCAACACATTAGACATAGGTGTAGGGCGTATACCGGCAAAGAGTCTTCAGGAAGCAAATGTGGTGGTAGATAAGATATTGCATTATAAAACTCCTGCTACATTAGGTGCTTGGCGCTTGTCTGCAACCTTCATAGCAGATGATGAAGACAATGCAGGACCGCATATGGAAGACGCAGAGATTTTGGATTCCATAGTACAGAAAAACAGTAATATCTATAATGCAACCAAGGTGTATCAAGATGCATTGCCGGTTATTTCAACACCGGGAGGGTCTCGTGCACCAGCAGCTAATAAGTTGATAAACGATGCGGTGTTTAAAGGAACATTGTTGATGAACTATAGTGGTCATGGAAATACTCAAGTATTATCACACGAGCGTATTTTAACGCAGGACGATTATAATAGTTGGAAGAACAATGATCGTATGCCGTTCATGGTGACAGCTACTTGCGATTATGGTCAGTTCGATCAGCCTTCTTACGTGTCTGCGGGAGAGCGTGTATTGCTTAAAGAAAGGGGAGGAGTAATAGCCACCTTAACTACCACACACCTTGTGTACCAATATGCGAATAGAATATTGAATACAGAGTTTTTAAACGCACAGTTTGAACATGTGAATGGTAAATGGAACACATTTGGCGATGCCATAAGAAAAGGTAAAAATGCTACCTATGCCAATGCAGGAACTACAAAGGATGTAATTATCAATTTTAGAAAATTTGCACTATTAGGAGACCCTGCGTTAGAACCCAATTTCCCACAGTATTTCATTAGTACAGACTCTATATTAGATGGAGCGTCGGGTAAAGCAGTAGATACTATAGGCGCACTTGGAGAATACACAGTAAAAGGTAGTGTGACTGATGTAAATAATAATGTGTTAACCAACTTTAACGGTAACTTATCAGTAACCATTTTTGACAAGCCAAGAACTGTAAAAACACTAACGGCTATCAATAAGACCTTTGAAGTGATGAACAATATCATTTATCGTGGTAAAGCAACTGTGAAAGACGGTCATTTCTCTTTTGCATTCATTGCTCCAAAGGATATTAATTATGAATTTGGTAAAGGTAAGATCAGTTACTATGCAGAGAATGGACAAACAGATGGTGCAGGTGCCGATACTAATTATAATGTGGGTGGTTTCTCTGACAATCCTCGTATAGAGAACAACCCGCCGATAGTAAAGCCATATATAGGAGATAGTCTGTTTAGAAATGGTGGGCTTACAGGACCCAATACATTACTGTATGCCATACTGGAAGATGAAACAGGTATTAATGTATCGGGCAACGCAATAGGCCACGATCTTACTGCTGTGCTTGATGGAGATATATCTAACCCTTATATCTTAAACGACTATTACGAAACAGAAGCCAATACTTATAAACGCGGTTATCTGTCCTTCCCCGTTACTGGCATACCTGAGGGTAGACACAGATTTACCGTCAAGGCTTGGGATGTAAACAATAACTCAGGTATAGGTCATGTTGATTTTGAGGTGGCTAATGGTAATATTGTTCGTGTACAGAGATTGATGAACTATCCTAACCCATTTAGCGATAAAACACATTTTGTATTTGAACATAACCATCCTAATGAGGCTATGACCGTTGAGATCAACATCTACAATACTGCTGGGGTAATTGTTAAAAAAATCTTACAAGATTATACCCCTGGCACTAGTAGAAGTAATGAGATAACATGGGATGCTACAGCTGATAATGGCGCTAAACTGCCTTCGGGGGTGTATGTATACCGCATGAAACTATCTACAAAACAGAGAATTGAGGAGATGGCATACCAAAAACTAGTTATTGTGCGTTAA
- a CDS encoding SUMF1/EgtB/PvdO family nonheme iron enzyme: MKRTLIGVGLLCIGAALFSSCGGSNKSAGVSQVTGWDYNDPRLGGFDVANYPGQQTGPGVTFVEGGRFTMGMTEEDLTLERNNIARTVSVSSFYMDETEVANVHYREYLYWLERAYASDYPLLIAKAKPDSSCWRSALSYNEPLVQYYFRHAAYDYYPVVGVNWHQANEFCKWRSDRVNEYILIKNGFLKKNSNQVNEDVFDTESYVNGQYDGTPGRGRKRDLDPQGSGKRNLRYSDGYLLPNYRLPTEAEWEYAATGNIGNNPEPATKRRRGEEVITDRNVYPWGDAYTTRYGIRNSYQGQFLGNFKRGHGDAMGVAGALNDNADIPAPIYTYSPNSYGLYNMAGNVSEWVLDTYRPYTRDMDDFRPFRGNVYQTYQRIQEDNALEDKDSLGSLVRRDMTDEEMVAYEDFDGTTADLRAYKDGDSASMYAYNYGKNTLIKDDAKIYKGASWADRAYWMNPGTRRFMMAYKSSSTIGFRCVVDRLGSPDGDNSTRAGHSFGKKKKSKK, encoded by the coding sequence ATGAAAAGAACTCTCATCGGTGTTGGCTTGCTATGTATCGGAGCAGCATTATTTTCGTCTTGCGGCGGCTCTAATAAATCAGCAGGTGTATCACAAGTAACAGGTTGGGATTACAACGACCCTCGTTTGGGTGGTTTTGACGTTGCCAATTATCCAGGTCAGCAAACTGGCCCTGGCGTGACCTTTGTAGAAGGCGGCCGTTTTACAATGGGAATGACCGAAGAGGATTTAACTCTTGAGCGTAACAACATTGCACGTACTGTTTCTGTATCTTCATTCTACATGGATGAAACAGAGGTAGCAAACGTACACTATCGTGAATATTTATACTGGCTAGAGCGTGCATATGCATCTGACTATCCTTTGCTTATTGCAAAAGCTAAACCAGATTCATCTTGCTGGCGTTCAGCTCTTTCTTATAATGAGCCGCTAGTACAATACTACTTCCGTCATGCAGCATACGACTACTATCCAGTAGTAGGTGTAAACTGGCACCAAGCCAACGAATTCTGTAAATGGCGTAGTGACCGTGTTAATGAGTACATACTTATTAAGAACGGTTTCTTGAAAAAGAACTCAAACCAAGTTAACGAAGACGTATTTGATACAGAGTCTTATGTTAATGGTCAATATGACGGTACTCCTGGTAGAGGTCGTAAGCGTGATCTAGATCCACAAGGTTCTGGTAAGCGTAACTTACGTTACTCTGATGGTTACTTACTTCCTAACTATCGTCTTCCTACAGAAGCTGAGTGGGAGTACGCAGCTACAGGTAACATAGGTAACAACCCTGAGCCTGCTACTAAACGTCGTCGTGGTGAAGAGGTGATCACTGATCGTAACGTTTACCCTTGGGGTGATGCTTACACAACTCGTTATGGTATCCGTAACTCTTACCAAGGTCAGTTCCTAGGTAACTTTAAACGTGGACATGGTGATGCAATGGGTGTTGCTGGCGCATTAAACGATAACGCTGACATCCCTGCACCTATATATACTTATTCTCCAAACTCTTATGGTCTTTACAACATGGCCGGTAACGTGAGTGAGTGGGTACTTGATACTTACCGCCCTTACACTCGTGACATGGATGATTTCAGACCATTCCGTGGTAATGTTTACCAAACTTATCAAAGAATTCAAGAAGATAATGCTCTTGAAGATAAAGATAGCTTAGGTAGCCTAGTTCGTCGTGATATGACTGACGAAGAAATGGTTGCTTACGAAGATTTCGACGGTACTACTGCTGATCTAAGAGCTTATAAAGATGGTGATAGTGCTTCTATGTATGCTTACAACTACGGTAAGAATACGCTAATCAAAGATGATGCTAAGATATACAAAGGTGCTTCTTGGGCTGACCGTGCATACTGGATGAACCCAGGTACGCGTCGTTTCATGATGGCTTACAAATCTAGCTCTACTATTGGTTTCCGTTGCGTAGTTGATCGCTTAGGTAGCCCAGACGGTGACAACAGCACAAGAGCTGGACACAGTTTCGGTAAGAAGAAAAAATCTAAAAAGTAA
- the murF gene encoding UDP-N-acetylmuramoyl-tripeptide--D-alanyl-D-alanine ligase produces MDTAALYNIYLQYPSVQTDTRKLKEGDLFFALTGPNFNGNTFAQQALEMGAAYVIIDEEEYKVNERCLLVPNVLTSLQELAAHHRAQFNIPFIAITGSNGKTTTKELITAVLSCKYKTYATIGNLNNHIGIPLTILSIKKDAEMAIIEMGANHQKEIASYCPIAQPTYGLINNCGKAHIEGFGSEEGVRKGKGELYDYIRAHNGTIFRNADLDYLKDMSAGIAKQITYGSANATYIGKPLEQKTLLDVAILTKDNECTIKTSLVGGYNFPNVMAAVAVGLHFDIDIDTIKAAIEQYKPDNSRSQLMERGTNKLILDAYNANPTSMRAAIINFAGMQVPNKQLWLGAMKEMGDTATNEHDALVALIQGYDWEEVLLVGDEFKTVPDHYLHFSTSKEAAAYIEQHQPKEANILVKGSRSSRMELIVAALD; encoded by the coding sequence TTGGATACTGCTGCACTCTACAATATTTACTTACAATATCCTTCTGTACAAACAGATACAAGAAAGCTAAAAGAAGGAGATTTATTCTTTGCTTTAACAGGACCCAATTTTAATGGGAACACATTTGCACAACAAGCACTGGAAATGGGGGCAGCATATGTGATAATTGATGAAGAAGAATATAAAGTAAACGAGAGGTGTCTACTAGTGCCTAATGTATTAACAAGCTTACAAGAACTGGCTGCACATCATAGAGCTCAATTCAATATCCCTTTTATTGCTATTACAGGTAGCAATGGAAAAACAACGACGAAGGAACTTATCACAGCTGTACTGAGTTGCAAATACAAGACTTATGCTACAATAGGCAACCTGAACAACCATATTGGCATCCCTCTTACCATACTTAGTATAAAGAAAGATGCAGAAATGGCAATAATAGAAATGGGGGCTAACCATCAAAAAGAGATAGCCAGCTACTGCCCTATTGCTCAACCCACATACGGACTCATTAATAATTGTGGTAAGGCGCATATAGAAGGTTTTGGTAGTGAGGAAGGCGTGCGTAAGGGTAAAGGAGAGCTTTATGACTATATAAGGGCTCATAACGGCACTATATTTAGAAATGCAGACCTAGACTACCTAAAGGATATGAGTGCAGGCATAGCCAAACAAATAACCTATGGTAGTGCGAATGCTACCTACATAGGCAAACCTTTGGAACAAAAGACGTTGTTAGATGTAGCAATACTCACTAAAGACAATGAATGTACTATCAAAACATCTCTGGTAGGTGGTTATAACTTTCCTAACGTAATGGCTGCAGTTGCTGTAGGTCTTCATTTTGACATAGATATTGACACAATAAAAGCCGCAATAGAGCAATACAAGCCTGATAATAGCAGGTCTCAGCTAATGGAGCGGGGCACAAATAAACTAATACTTGATGCCTATAATGCTAACCCTACCAGTATGAGAGCTGCAATTATAAATTTTGCGGGCATGCAAGTACCTAACAAACAACTATGGCTTGGTGCAATGAAAGAAATGGGAGATACCGCAACAAACGAACATGATGCCTTAGTTGCCTTAATACAAGGATATGATTGGGAAGAGGTATTATTGGTAGGAGATGAATTTAAGACTGTGCCTGACCATTACCTTCATTTTAGTACTTCGAAAGAGGCTGCAGCATATATTGAGCAACATCAACCTAAAGAGGCGAATATATTGGTAAAAGGATCTAGAAGTAGTAGAATGGAATTGATAGTAGCTGCTTTAGATTAA
- a CDS encoding cell division protein ZapA produces the protein MANEEELIPINVWLAERSYRIRVTPDEEESVRKAVKIADEKITELRGSYAGKDDQDFIAMCLLMYATDSAEDTKGTPSVYIEEEVKSMINRIDSVL, from the coding sequence ATGGCAAATGAAGAAGAGCTAATACCCATAAATGTTTGGTTAGCAGAAAGAAGCTACAGGATCAGGGTTACACCTGATGAGGAAGAATCGGTACGTAAGGCCGTAAAAATAGCAGACGAAAAGATTACGGAGCTTAGAGGCAGTTATGCAGGTAAAGATGATCAGGACTTTATAGCCATGTGCTTGCTTATGTATGCTACTGACTCTGCAGAAGATACCAAGGGTACTCCATCTGTGTATATAGAAGAAGAAGTGAAAAGCATGATAAATAGGATTGATAGTGTTCTATAA
- a CDS encoding lipoprotein signal peptidase, whose product MKYRNALLIIFLIILVDQIVKVYIKTHFYYGEEVNVLGTWFKIHFIENEGMAFGMRLSEGSIGKLILTSFRLVAVVFGFFLLKNVVKKGYSKGAIVCGALILAGALGNLIDSIFYGMIFSESTFHVAKFVPWGEGYANAFHGRVVDMLYFPLFNVKLPDGLPFVGGDNFSFFDPVFNIADAAISAGVLTLVVFQKKLIHNKKVNKAAA is encoded by the coding sequence GTGAAATACCGTAATGCACTACTTATCATATTCTTGATTATTCTAGTAGACCAAATAGTAAAGGTTTATATCAAAACACATTTTTACTATGGCGAAGAGGTAAATGTGTTAGGCACATGGTTTAAGATCCATTTTATAGAAAATGAAGGAATGGCATTTGGCATGCGCCTTAGCGAAGGGTCTATAGGTAAGCTCATACTTACATCATTTAGACTTGTAGCAGTGGTTTTTGGATTCTTTTTGCTGAAAAATGTGGTAAAGAAGGGGTATAGTAAGGGAGCAATAGTGTGTGGTGCATTGATATTAGCCGGAGCATTAGGTAACCTCATTGATAGTATCTTCTACGGAATGATATTTTCAGAAAGTACCTTTCATGTAGCTAAATTTGTGCCATGGGGAGAAGGTTATGCTAATGCATTTCATGGAAGGGTAGTAGACATGTTATACTTCCCATTGTTTAATGTAAAGCTGCCTGACGGGCTTCCATTTGTGGGTGGAGACAATTTTTCTTTTTTTGACCCTGTATTCAATATCGCTGACGCTGCAATATCTGCAGGTGTACTTACACTTGTAGTTTTTCAGAAAAAGCTGATACATAATAAGAAAGTCAACAAAGCTGCGGCTTAA
- a CDS encoding TonB-dependent receptor, producing MKQLALLLFTSIALGHTSYAQEQDSVEQFQLKEFVFSANKFNEKKDNIAQKITLITNKEISWQMPQTSATMLEQSGNVFVQRSQMGGGSPNLRGFEASRVLLIVDGVRMNNAIYRGGHLQNVITIDNNLLDRVEVLYGPSSTLYGSDALGGVMLFKTRNPKLNDKDGVAISGNVMTRYSSANTEGTGHIDFSIGTRKFAALTSVTYSDFGDLRQGDNRNPFYGDFGLRKTYAEAQNGTDRVVVNSDPNVQKFTGYKQIDLMEKMIYKPKSNLTHALNIQYSTSSNIPRYDRLSEERNGALRYAQWYYGPQERLLLGYQFDGESLTGFFDEVKGGVNYQAIKESRHNRSLNAVKLNHRTEQLNVVGYNLDFRKKMRKNEVTIGTDGQFNNVSSTAYAENIMTGAHTPLDTRYPDGGSKMYYGAVYAQHLYKVIPDKLVTNAGIRLNYVNLRSNFKDTSFFAFPFTTAIQEHLAWSGNLGIIYMPTQKWRFVLNGATGFRSPNVDDLGKVFESAGGISLVVPNPNLKPEYTYNVDLTGVYRNEQLQLEVTGFYTWLRNAIVQDFYTLNGKDSLVYEGQTTAIVANQNKAKAYIYGVSAALTIKLVPHTSLYSTINYTRGRYFGVNNAEVPLDHIPPVFGKTSIIYEQKKFRGEFYALYNGWKRIAEYSPSGEDNQKYATVNGMPAWCTLNLRTGYQVHKNMSVQMALENILDQNYRVFASGISAPGRNFVLTVRANF from the coding sequence ATGAAACAGTTAGCCCTATTACTATTTACCAGCATTGCGCTGGGTCATACTTCGTATGCCCAAGAGCAAGATTCAGTTGAGCAATTTCAACTAAAAGAGTTTGTCTTTTCTGCCAACAAGTTTAATGAGAAGAAGGACAATATAGCTCAAAAGATCACACTAATAACTAACAAGGAAATATCCTGGCAAATGCCGCAGACCTCTGCTACTATGTTAGAGCAGTCGGGCAATGTGTTTGTACAGCGTAGCCAAATGGGTGGCGGTAGTCCTAATCTAAGAGGATTTGAAGCCAGTAGAGTATTGCTTATAGTGGATGGTGTACGTATGAATAACGCCATATACCGTGGCGGACATTTACAAAATGTAATTACCATCGATAACAACCTTTTAGATAGAGTAGAAGTACTGTACGGACCATCTTCTACACTTTACGGTAGCGATGCCTTGGGTGGTGTTATGTTGTTTAAGACAAGAAATCCGAAATTGAATGATAAGGATGGAGTGGCTATAAGTGGTAATGTGATGACAAGATATAGCTCTGCCAATACAGAAGGTACAGGTCATATAGACTTTAGCATTGGCACGAGAAAATTTGCTGCACTAACATCAGTTACTTACAGCGATTTTGGAGATTTAAGACAAGGAGACAACCGTAATCCTTTCTATGGTGATTTTGGTTTGCGCAAAACCTATGCAGAAGCTCAAAACGGGACAGATAGAGTTGTTGTGAATAGTGATCCCAATGTTCAGAAATTTACAGGTTATAAGCAGATAGATCTAATGGAGAAAATGATCTACAAGCCTAAAAGTAATCTTACCCATGCGCTAAACATACAGTACTCTACCAGTAGTAATATACCAAGGTATGATAGACTATCTGAAGAAAGAAACGGTGCTTTAAGGTATGCGCAATGGTACTATGGCCCTCAAGAGAGGCTTCTATTAGGGTATCAGTTTGACGGAGAAAGCCTAACTGGATTCTTTGATGAAGTTAAGGGCGGTGTTAACTATCAGGCAATTAAAGAAAGTAGACACAATCGTAGTCTTAATGCCGTGAAGCTGAATCATAGAACAGAGCAGCTAAACGTAGTAGGGTATAACCTTGATTTTAGGAAAAAAATGAGGAAGAATGAAGTAACTATCGGTACCGATGGACAATTCAATAATGTATCTTCTACCGCTTATGCTGAAAATATTATGACGGGTGCTCATACTCCTTTGGATACCAGATACCCTGATGGTGGTAGTAAGATGTATTATGGAGCAGTATATGCACAGCATTTATACAAAGTGATTCCTGATAAATTGGTAACAAATGCCGGAATTCGTTTGAATTACGTTAACCTAAGATCAAACTTTAAAGACACTAGCTTTTTTGCATTCCCTTTTACTACGGCTATTCAAGAGCATTTGGCATGGAGTGGCAATCTTGGTATAATATACATGCCCACTCAAAAGTGGCGTTTTGTACTTAATGGTGCTACAGGGTTCCGTTCTCCAAATGTTGATGACCTAGGAAAAGTATTTGAATCTGCTGGCGGAATAAGCTTAGTAGTTCCTAATCCAAACTTAAAGCCAGAGTATACTTATAACGTCGATTTGACGGGTGTGTATCGTAATGAACAGTTACAACTTGAGGTTACTGGGTTTTATACTTGGTTAAGAAATGCAATAGTGCAAGATTTCTATACGCTTAATGGTAAGGATAGTCTAGTGTATGAAGGGCAGACTACTGCTATTGTAGCCAATCAAAACAAAGCTAAAGCCTATATTTACGGAGTTAGTGCTGCACTTACTATTAAGCTGGTACCACATACCAGTCTTTATAGTACTATTAATTATACTAGAGGTAGATATTTTGGTGTAAATAATGCAGAAGTTCCTTTAGATCATATACCACCTGTATTTGGTAAAACAAGTATTATATATGAGCAAAAGAAATTTAGAGGAGAGTTTTACGCTCTGTATAACGGTTGGAAACGTATAGCAGAGTATAGCCCTTCGGGTGAGGATAATCAGAAATATGCTACTGTAAACGGAATGCCTGCTTGGTGTACCTTAAATTTAAGAACAGGCTATCAAGTACACAAAAACATGAGTGTACAAATGGCACTTGAAAATATATTAGATCAAAACTATCGTGTTTTTGCTTCAGGTATAAGCGCGCCAGGCCGCAATTTTGTACTCACTGTTAGAGCTAATTTTTAA
- a CDS encoding Omp28-related outer membrane protein, whose product MKKHVYLIAGAFLVALASCKEVGPKIDFGGGAASGDDTTYVAEKVEAPQQKKVLAEEFTGVSCPTCPPGHSTMKGIQSTLNNNLVIMGCHIFNNPQSKPVDKPGHESEQDFRTEDATELLSAIYGSLKEGIPSAGFDRMPINGEALNTKGKWSDAANNRTVVAAPVNIYITTSYDNTTREAVAIVKIAYTKETTVKQNLTVAVTEDEITDTQLDGLNIIDDYKHEHVLRDIVTPVTGATLPVKVEPRVAGRVYQRTFRFKIDAKWKPEHCNVIAFVNTDEGANKEVVQAEEVKLIP is encoded by the coding sequence ATGAAAAAGCATGTATATCTAATAGCTGGGGCATTTTTAGTTGCTTTAGCATCTTGTAAAGAGGTAGGGCCAAAGATAGATTTTGGCGGTGGGGCTGCCAGTGGTGATGATACTACATATGTTGCAGAAAAAGTGGAAGCGCCACAGCAAAAGAAAGTTTTGGCAGAGGAGTTTACGGGTGTTAGCTGTCCTACATGTCCTCCTGGTCACTCTACAATGAAGGGTATACAAAGCACATTGAATAATAATTTGGTGATCATGGGTTGCCATATATTCAACAACCCTCAGTCGAAACCAGTTGATAAACCTGGTCATGAGTCTGAGCAAGATTTTAGAACAGAAGATGCAACCGAGCTACTTAGCGCTATATACGGATCGTTAAAAGAAGGTATCCCTTCTGCTGGTTTTGATAGAATGCCAATAAATGGTGAAGCATTAAATACTAAAGGTAAATGGAGCGATGCTGCAAACAATAGAACAGTAGTAGCTGCGCCTGTTAATATCTATATCACCACTTCTTACGATAATACTACGAGAGAAGCTGTCGCAATAGTGAAAATTGCATATACTAAAGAGACTACTGTAAAGCAAAATCTTACGGTAGCTGTTACAGAGGATGAGATTACAGATACTCAGCTAGATGGTTTGAATATTATCGATGACTATAAACACGAGCATGTGTTAAGAGATATTGTTACGCCTGTTACCGGTGCTACGCTGCCTGTAAAGGTAGAGCCACGTGTAGCAGGTAGAGTATATCAGCGTACATTTAGATTTAAAATAGATGCGAAGTGGAAGCCAGAGCATTGTAATGTTATAGCATTCGTAAACACAGACGAAGGTGCTAATAAAGAAGTAGTACAAGCTGAAGAAGTAAAGCTGATACCATAG